From Musa acuminata AAA Group cultivar baxijiao chromosome BXJ3-8, Cavendish_Baxijiao_AAA, whole genome shotgun sequence, one genomic window encodes:
- the LOC103994002 gene encoding probable serine/threonine-protein kinase PBL25 isoform X1: MSCFPCFSKKNIPKEDLLPPASGVVKEHEPNGKPESHPTQKTSDEAAQKDAGTANIAAQTFTFRELASATKNFRPEFLLGEGGFGRVYKGCFEKSGQIVAIKQLDRNGFQGNKEFVAEVSMLSLLQHENIVTLVGYCADGDQRLLVYEYMPMGCLEGHLLGTVLESLSVHTFLPPMHARICIQITFSLAFPVGSGIPADQKPLSWYTRMRIAYGTAQGLEYLHEKANPPVIYRDLKSSNILLDEEFNAKLSDSGFARVGPMGDKGHVSAMVMGTDGYCAPECARTDQLTMKSDVYSFGVVVLELITGRRVIDASKPTNEQNLVAWAMPMFRDQKRYAELVDPLLQGDYPAKGLSQAVAVAAMCLQEEASVRPLMADVVKALSFLTTAADSLPEDSVLEDEYEQSDESSD, encoded by the exons AGTCTCATCCCACACAGAAAACCTCTGATGAAGCAGCCCAAAAGGATGCTGGAACTGCAAATATTGCAGCGCAGACATTCACATTCCGTGAGCTTGCTTCGGCTACCAAGAACTTTCGGCCTGAGTTCCTTTTGGGCGAAGGAGGGTTCGGTCGGGTGTACAAGGGTTGCTTTGAGAAGAGTGGGCAG ATCGTAGCCATCAAACAGCTCGACAGGAATGGCTTCCAAGGCAACAAAGAATTCGTAGCTGAAGTATCGATGCTCAGTCTGCTTCAACATGAAAATATAGTCACGCTTGTAGGATACTGTGCTGATGGTGATCAAAGGCTTCTGGTCTATGAATACATGCCCATGGGTTGCTTGGAAGGCCATTTGCTTGGTACTGTCCTCGAGAGTCTCTCTGTTCATACTTTCTTGCCACCCATGCATGCACGCATTTGCATACAAATTACTTTTTCCCTTGCTTTCCCTGTTGGATCAGGTATCCCAGCTGATCAGAAACCTTTAAGCTGGTATACGAGGATGAGAATAGCTTATGGTACCGCTCAAGGTCTGGAGTACTTGCATGAGAAGGCCAACCCGCCTGTGATCTACCGAGATCTGAAATCATCCAATATCCTGCTCGATGAAGAGTTCAATGCAAAGCTCTCCGATTCAGGGTTTGCGAGGGTCGGCCCCATGGGGGACAAAGGCCATGTTTCTGCGATGGTGATGGGCACGGATGGATACTGTGCACCAGAATGTGCGAGGACGGATCAGCTCACTATGAAGTCGGATGTGTACAGTTTCGGGGTCGTCGTGCTCGAGTTAATCACCGGGAGGAGAGTCATCGATGCATCGAAGCCAACCAATGAACAGAACCTCGTCGCCTGG GCAATGCCCATGTTCAGAGACCAGAAGAGGTACGCGGAGCTGGTTGATCCGCTGCTGCAAGGGGACTATCCAGCTAAAGGATTGAGCCAAGCAGTCGCCGTCGCCGCAATGTGTCTCCAAGAAGAGGCTTCGGTTCGCCCGTTAATGGCTGATGTCGTCAAGGCGCTGAGCTTTCTTACGACGGCAGCGGACTCGTTACCGGAAGATAGTGTGTTAGAAGATGAATATGAGCAGAGTGATGAAAGTAGCGACTGA
- the LOC103994002 gene encoding probable serine/threonine-protein kinase PBL26 isoform X2: MSCFPCFSKKNIPKEDLLPPASGVVKEHEPNGKPESHPTQKTSDEAAQKDAGTANIAAQTFTFRELASATKNFRPEFLLGEGGFGRVYKGCFEKSGQIVAIKQLDRNGFQGNKEFVAEVSMLSLLQHENIVTLVGYCADGDQRLLVYEYMPMGCLEGHLLGIPADQKPLSWYTRMRIAYGTAQGLEYLHEKANPPVIYRDLKSSNILLDEEFNAKLSDSGFARVGPMGDKGHVSAMVMGTDGYCAPECARTDQLTMKSDVYSFGVVVLELITGRRVIDASKPTNEQNLVAWAMPMFRDQKRYAELVDPLLQGDYPAKGLSQAVAVAAMCLQEEASVRPLMADVVKALSFLTTAADSLPEDSVLEDEYEQSDESSD; this comes from the exons AGTCTCATCCCACACAGAAAACCTCTGATGAAGCAGCCCAAAAGGATGCTGGAACTGCAAATATTGCAGCGCAGACATTCACATTCCGTGAGCTTGCTTCGGCTACCAAGAACTTTCGGCCTGAGTTCCTTTTGGGCGAAGGAGGGTTCGGTCGGGTGTACAAGGGTTGCTTTGAGAAGAGTGGGCAG ATCGTAGCCATCAAACAGCTCGACAGGAATGGCTTCCAAGGCAACAAAGAATTCGTAGCTGAAGTATCGATGCTCAGTCTGCTTCAACATGAAAATATAGTCACGCTTGTAGGATACTGTGCTGATGGTGATCAAAGGCTTCTGGTCTATGAATACATGCCCATGGGTTGCTTGGAAGGCCATTTGCTTG GTATCCCAGCTGATCAGAAACCTTTAAGCTGGTATACGAGGATGAGAATAGCTTATGGTACCGCTCAAGGTCTGGAGTACTTGCATGAGAAGGCCAACCCGCCTGTGATCTACCGAGATCTGAAATCATCCAATATCCTGCTCGATGAAGAGTTCAATGCAAAGCTCTCCGATTCAGGGTTTGCGAGGGTCGGCCCCATGGGGGACAAAGGCCATGTTTCTGCGATGGTGATGGGCACGGATGGATACTGTGCACCAGAATGTGCGAGGACGGATCAGCTCACTATGAAGTCGGATGTGTACAGTTTCGGGGTCGTCGTGCTCGAGTTAATCACCGGGAGGAGAGTCATCGATGCATCGAAGCCAACCAATGAACAGAACCTCGTCGCCTGG GCAATGCCCATGTTCAGAGACCAGAAGAGGTACGCGGAGCTGGTTGATCCGCTGCTGCAAGGGGACTATCCAGCTAAAGGATTGAGCCAAGCAGTCGCCGTCGCCGCAATGTGTCTCCAAGAAGAGGCTTCGGTTCGCCCGTTAATGGCTGATGTCGTCAAGGCGCTGAGCTTTCTTACGACGGCAGCGGACTCGTTACCGGAAGATAGTGTGTTAGAAGATGAATATGAGCAGAGTGATGAAAGTAGCGACTGA